In Streptomyces sp. ML-6, the genomic stretch ACGGACCCCTCACGCGGCAAACGGGTCCGGGCCGGCGAACCGCCCCGGACCCGTCCCGTCTCCCGGCCCGCTCCGTCACGGCACCCGGGCGGTCCATTCCTCGGTGCCGAACTTCGTCCGTACGAGCTCCTCGGCCCGCGCCATCTCCTCGTCCGTCACCTTGCCCCGCGTGAGTCCGTGCCGGGTTCGGAAGGAGTCGATCATCCGCTCGATGACGGCCTCGCGCGCCAGCCCCGTCTGGCGGCGCAGCGGGTCCACCCGCTTCTTGGCGCTCTTGGTGCCCTTGTCGGACAGCTTCTCCTTGCCGATGCGCAGGACTTCGAGCATCTTGTCGGCGTCGATGTCGTACGACATGGTCACGTGGTGCAGCACGGCGCCCTCCCCGCCGACCACCCGCTTCTGCGCCGCGCCCGCGATCTTCCCGGCCTCCGTGGCGATGTCGTTGAGCGGCTGGTACCAGGCCTTGATGCCCATGTCGGCCAGGGCGCCGAGCACCCAGTCGTCGAGGTAGGCGTAACTGTCGGCGAACGAGAGCCCGGATACCAGGGCCTCCGGGACGGAGAGCGAGTACGTGATGGTGTTGCCGGGTTCCACGAACATGGCCCCGCCGCCGGACACCCGGCGCACGACCGTGACGCCGTGGCGCTCGGCACCCTCCGGGTCGACCTCGTTGCGCAGGGACTGGAAGCTGCCGATGATCACGGCGGGGGAGGCCCACTCCCAGACCCGGAGCGTGGGCGGGCGGCGGCCCGCGGCGACCTCGGCGGTGATGACCTCGTCGAGCGCCATGTGGAGCGCGGGGGACTGCGGGGCCTCGTGGATGAGCTGCCAGTCGTAGTCGCTCCACTCGGTGGCGTGCGCGAGGGCCCGGCGCACGGCGACGGCGACGCCCTCGGAGGTGAGGCCGAGCATCACGGTCGAGGCGGGGAGCGCCGCGTCAATACGGGCGGCGAGGCCCGCGGTGTCGGTGTTGGCCGGGGCGCCCTCCAGCGCCGCGTCGATCGCGAGGATCGCCTCGTCCGGTTCCAGGAAGAAGTCCCCGGCCACCCGTACGTTGCGCAGCGCCCCGCCCTCGACATCCAGATCCACCACGACGAGCTTGCCGCCGGGGACCTTGTACTCACCGTGCACGGCTTTGTTCCCTTCCAATGCGCGGCGTGGCCCCTGAGCCCGTTGCTCCGACATGGATAGACACGCACGTGCTTCGCCTCGCACTTTAGTGCTGGCTCGTGACGAGCGACTACGCGGCCTCGATACCGCTGGAGCGGCATGTATGGGGCGACCGTCAGGCCTGTCATACGTCGGCGGGCTGAACAGAACTCGGCGCACAGCCCGACCCGTCTGCCGCCACCTGCGGCTCTGCCTTGGAAAGGGCCTCCGACCTGCATCGGAGGCCCTTTCCGGTCCTTCAGGAGCTTGCTGCGTCAGGCAGCGAAAAGTCCCTCGGACAGCGCTGAAAGTCCCTGAAAAGTGCCTGGGATGCAGGCGAGGGTTGAAGCTGTGGTCGTCGCCGGACAGCTCGATGGCGACGAGGCGATTTTTGAAGCGGTCCGCACGGCGGACGTGGGATGAAACGGGGGGCAGGCAGCTGCACGTCGATGATGAGCGGCAGCGTGATCTTCCCTGAATGGGCTCATAGCCGTGACGTGGTGAGCCGCTGACGGAACCAGTCCACAGCAGCGGGGACCCCTTCCTGAAGGGCTACGGGAGCGACTGTCGGGAACAGAGCTCGCAGGCGTGTGCCGTCAGCCTGTGAGTGGGGGACATCGCCGACGCGGCCCGGCACGTGTTCCCGTTGCACGCGGAGGCCCGTCGCCGTCTCGATCTCCTGGACCAGGGCCAGCAGCGAGGTACGCGTCCCGTAGGCCAGGTTCACAGGGCTTGGGCTAACGACCCGGCGGAAGAGGGCGTCGGTGAGGACGTTGCAGACCGTGCTCACGTACGTGAAGTCGCGCGTCTGGGTGCCGTCGCCGTGGATGGTCACCGGCTTGCCTGCGAGGGTGGCGCTGATCCACTTCGGGATGACGGCGGCGTAGGCGTGGTCGGCGCGCTGGCCGGGGCCGTAGACGTTGAAGAAGCGGAAGGGGAGGACCGGCAGGTCGAAGCTGTGGTGGTAGGCGCCCAGGTACGCCTCCGTCGTGAGCTTGGTGACCGCGTACGGGCTCATGGGGGCGGAGACGAGGTTCTCGTGCTTCGGCAGCTGGGGGTTGGCACCGTAGACGGAGGACGAGGACCCGGCGATCACGTGCGGACCTCCGGCGCGGCGGGCGGCCTCCAGAACTTGCAGGGTGCCGGTCGCGTTGGCGTGATGGCTGGCCAGGGGGTCACGCAGGGAGCGTGGCACAGAGGGGAGGGCGGCTAGGTGGACGACGGCGTCGGCACCGCGGAACGCCTGGTCGAGGAGAGCGGCGTTCTGGACGTCTCCTTCGAAGAAGTCCACATCGAGGCCGACGAGGTTCGCCTTGTCTCCGGTGGAGAGGTTGTCGACGACCCGGAGCTGGGTGACCTGAGGCAGCTCGGTCAGAGCACGGGCAAGGTTGCCGCCGATGAATCCGGCGCCGCCAGTGATCACTATCTTCACGTTGCTTCCCTTCAGAGAGAGTCGACGTGGGCACCGGAGAGCCGGCGGCGGCAGTCGAGTATGTACGGGGAGTGGGCGCTGATCAGGGGGTAGTCGAAGGCGTCGTGGTCCGCGAGCAGGACTACGGCGTCGGCTGTCGCGAGCAGGCCGGGGGTCACCTCGACCCGCTGGAGGCCTTCCAGGCCGGCGGCGCGGGGGTGGGCGTCGTCCAGGACGTGGGGGTCGGCGGCCTGGACCTCGGCGCCCATACCGGTGAGGAGTTCGGCGATGCGGGCCGCCGGCGTCTCACGGGCGTCCCCGGTGTTGGCCTTGTACGCCACACCGAGCAGCAGGATCCGGGAGCCCTTGAGTGGCTTCCCACGTTCGTTGAGGCCCGCCACGAGACGCCGCACCACGTAGTCGGGCATGTGGTTGTTGACGTCGTTCGCCAGCTCGACGAAGCGGAAGTTCTGCCCCAGGGTTCGCTCAACCCGCCACGACAGGTACGAGGGGTCGACGGGCAGGCAGTGGCCTCCGACCCCGGGGCCGGGGGTGAAGCGCATGAAGCCGAACGGCTTGGTGGACGCTGCGTCGATGGCCGCCCAGACGTCGATGCCCAGGTCGTGGGCGAAGATCGCCAGCTCGTTGGCGAGGGCGATGTTCACGTGCCGGAAGGTGTTCTCAAGGAGCTTGGTCAGCTCCGCCACCTTGCAGCTGGCCACGGGGACGACGGTGTCTACCAGGGATGCGTAGAAGTCACGGACCGACTTCAAGGAAGACGGGGTGATGCCCGAGACGACCTTGGGCGTGTTCTCCAGCCTCCAGCTGGGGTTCCCGGGGTCGATGCGCTCGGGGCTGTAGCCGAGGCGGAAGTCCCGGCCGGCGGCCAGCCCGGAGCCGCGCTCGAGCAGCGGGCGGAACACCTCCTCGGTCGTCCCGGGGTACGTGGTCGATTCCAGGACGACTGTCGCTCCGCGGGTCAGGTGGAGGCCCAGCGTCCGCGCCGCGTCCTCAACGTGCGACAGGTCCGGCGCGCCGTCGCGTAGTGGCGTCGGGACGGTGACGACCGCCACGTCGAACCCGGCGCAGTCGGCCGGGTCGACGGTCGGCGTGTAGACGCCGGCGGCGAGGAGGGGCGCCAGCCGCCTGTCCGAGATGTCCTCGACGTACGACTCGCCGAGCATGAGTCTCTTGATCCGCCCGGCGTCCACGTCGAGGCCGACGACGTGGTGCCCTACCTCGGCGGCTCGCACGGCCAGCGGGAGGCCGACGTATCCCTGCCCCACGACGACCACGCGGAGTCGATGGGGTTCGTGATTCCGGAGCATGTGGTCCACCTTGCTGAAGTCTGGGCTCGGGGGGAGCGGGGACGCACTTGTGGTGCGGGATTCGCGGTCGGCGGTGGCCGTAAGATGGGGAGCGCCTCGGCCGTCCGAGACTCGCTTGGCCGCCTGTCTCGGACGGCCGAGTGCTGTTCGTGGGCAGCGCGGGGAGGCCGGAAAACCCGTGGGCTGGCCAAACCCCCGGTTCGATACGATGACGGTGGCTTGCAGCCCTGTTCTGTCACCGTGTGTGATGCTGGCGTGCGATCGGAGTGATCGCGTCGGCTGCGGCCTCCCGACCTGGGCCCGCCGTGGCAGTGCCACCGGCGCCATACGTATGAAATGGAGCATCCAAGGATGGCTCGACACCTGGTAACCAGCGCGCTTCCCTACATCAACGGGATCAAGCACCTGGGCAACATGGTCGGGTCGATGCTTCCGGCGGATGTGTACTCCCGGTACCTCCGCCAGCGTGGTCACGATGTCCTTTACATCTGCGCCACCGACGAGCACGGCACCCCCGCCGAGCTGGCAGCCAAGGAGGCCGGGCTCTCGGTCGCCGAGTTCTGTGCGCAGGCGCACGACGCGCAGAAGGCCGTGTACGACGGGTTCGAGCTGGCCTTCGACTACTTCGGGCGCAGTTCCTCGCAGCAGAACGTCGAGATCACCCAGCACTTCGCGCGGAAGCTGAACGAGAACGGCTTCATCGAGGAGCGTGCGATCCGGCAGGTGTACTCGCCGGTCGACGGACGCTTCCTGCCGGACCGGTACGTCGAGGGCACCTGCCCGCACTGCGGCTACGACAAGGCCCGTGGCGACCAGTGCGAGAACTGCACTCGCGTCCTCGACCCGACCGACCTGATCGACCCGCGATCGGCGATCAGCGGTTCCACGGACCTGGAGGTCCGCGAGACCAAGCACCTCTTCCTGCTGCAGTCCAAGCTCCAGCACGACGTCGAGGAGTGGATCGCCACCGTCAGCGCGGAGTGGCCGCACCTGTCCACGTCCATCGCCCGCAAGTGGCTGACCGAGGGCCTGAACGACCGCGCCATCACCCGCGACCTCGACTGGGGCGTCCCGGTGCCGGCCGACACCTGGCCGGAACTCGCGGCTGAGGGCAAGGTCTTCTACGTCTGGTTCGACGCCCCGATCGAGTACATCGGCGCGACCAAGGAGTGGGCAAACGCCGTCGGCGATGGCGAGTCCCGTGACTGGAAGTCGTGGTGGTACGAGGCCGATGACACCGTCCGCTACACGCAGTTCATGGCCAAGGACAACGTCCCCTTCCACACGGTGATGTTCCCCGCCACCGAGCTCGGTGTGCGGGAGCCCTGGAAGAAGGTCGATGTCGTCAAGGGCTTCAACTGGCTGACGTTCTACGGCGGCAAGTTCTCCACCTCCCAGAAGCGCGGCGTCTTCACCGATGCGGCCCTGGAGATCCTGCCCGGGGATTACTGGCGCTACTTCCTGATCGCTAACGCCCCCGAGTCGGACGACTCGTCGTTCACCTGGGAGCACTTCACAGCCACGGTCAACAAGGACCTGGCGGACACCCTCGGCAACTTCGTCAACCGCGTGCTGTCGTTCTCCCGCAAGCGTTTCGGCGACGAGGTCCCGGCCGGGCACGCCGTCGGCGAGGCGGAGGCGAAGCTGGGCGAGGAGATCGCACGGCTGCTCGGCGAGTACGAGGAGCAGATGGAGGCCCTCCAGTTCCGCAAGGCCGCCGCTGCCCTGCGCGCGCTGTGGTCCGCGGGCAACTCCTACCTGGAGGAGAAGGCCCCCTGGCTGGAGATCAAGACCGACGCCGACGGCGCCGCGCTGACGCTCCGTACCGCGATGAACCTGATCCACCTGTACGCGGTCGTCTCCGAGCCGTTCATCCCGGCCACGGCCGCCGCCATGCGCGGGGCCTTCGCCCTGGAGAACGACACCGCGACCTGGGTGACCGCCGACCAGGCCAAGTCCCTGGACACCGTCCCGGCTGGCACCGCGTTCACCGTGCCGCCCGTGCTCTTCGCGAAGATCACGGAGGAGGACCTGGAGTCCTACCGCGAGCGCTTTGGCGGCGCCCCGGAAGCCTGACGGGCGTCCCCGCGCCCGCACCGTCCCGACTCTCATCGGACGGTGCGGGCGTTGAGGAGGACGGGCAGGTCCGCAGGCGAGACGTTCATGAGCCGCACGCGCGGAGCTGGGCCGCCGATCTCCACCCACGTGAGCCCGGCGGACCCGGGCACGTGCTGGAGGTACCGGTCGAAGCCGTTCCCGGTGAGCCACAGCAGCAGGCAGGCGATGCCCCCGCCGTGCCCGACGAGGACGGTGGTTCGCCGCCCCCCGGAGCAGACCTCGGCCCACAGATCCACGTAACGAGCCTGGACATCCTCCGACGACTCGCCGCCCGGCGTGCGGAGCCGGTGGATCGGCACACCGTGGCGAGCGGCCTCAGCGGCGGCGAGCTCTCTGGGCCGGCCCCCGAGGTGACCGCTGTCCTTGGCGGCCAGACGCTCGTCGACGCGGACATGGGCTGGGGCGAGCGTGGCGGTGAGAAGCTCGGCCGACTCCCGGCAACGGGACATCGGGCTGACGAGCATCTGGTCCATGGCGACCCCGGCCGTCGTGAGGCAGGCACCGACCAGCCGCATGTCGGCGCGTCCGCGCTCGCTGAGCCGGCCGCCGACCGCGCGGCCCTGGTGGATGCCCTGGAGGTTCTCCTCGGTCTCGCCGTGCTTGATCAGGTAGATGTGCTGGGTGTTCATGGCGTCGTGTCCCCTCACTCCGCTTAGTCCCAGTGGCGGACGTCGACGCGTGCGGAGACGGTGGTGGCGACCTCGTCGTGCTCGGCCTGGCTCATGGCGGGGAAGCGGTCGTGGTGCCACTCGACGTAGAGGACGGAGACGAGGCCGATCGTCTCGTCGGCGAGCAGCTTCCTGAGCACGGGGTACTCGGCGCCCTCGATGTCCATCTTTACGACGACGTGGTCCTCCGGCGTGGCGGTCCGGCGGAGCCAGGCGCTGAAGTCCACCGCCGGGACGGCGACGGGGGAGCTGTAGTCGATCTGCTGGTCGTACACGGGCGGTACCCGCTTGCCGGACATCACGGTGGAGCTCTCGTGGTGGCCGAGGAAGAGGTCGATTGTGCCGTCCTCGGTCCACACCGCACTGGGGGAGACCTCGACCAGGCCGGCGTGCTGGGCCTGCTCCACGTTCGCCGTGATGGAGGGGAGCAGGGTCGCATTGGGCTCGAAGGCGTAGAAGTCGTGGTCCGGGAGCTCGTGCATAAAGCGCTTCAGCACGATTCCGAGGTTGGCGCCGCAGTCGACGAAGATCTTGCGCATGAGAGTCAGTCCTCCAGGTCGGTCATCGGAGCGCTGAGGTCGATCTCCCGTACGACGCGATCGGCGAGCAGGACGAAGTCGCCGGTCTCGGGGAGGTAGCAGCGCTCCTCGTAGCGGATGGTGATGCGGCGGACGGGTTCCTTGCCGCGGTAGGCGGGCAGATCGCCCCATCGGTAGAGCTGGCCCCCGGGCGCCTTGAGTCGACGTAGCCACCGGGGCAGGGGGCTCTTTCGAGTACCGGCGTTGAGCCGGGTGAACATGGCGGTCAGGAAGGCGACGTGCTCGGCCGAGCGTTCCTCGTC encodes the following:
- a CDS encoding biotin/lipoate A/B protein ligase family protein, with the protein product MHGEYKVPGGKLVVVDLDVEGGALRNVRVAGDFFLEPDEAILAIDAALEGAPANTDTAGLAARIDAALPASTVMLGLTSEGVAVAVRRALAHATEWSDYDWQLIHEAPQSPALHMALDEVITAEVAAGRRPPTLRVWEWASPAVIIGSFQSLRNEVDPEGAERHGVTVVRRVSGGGAMFVEPGNTITYSLSVPEALVSGLSFADSYAYLDDWVLGALADMGIKAWYQPLNDIATEAGKIAGAAQKRVVGGEGAVLHHVTMSYDIDADKMLEVLRIGKEKLSDKGTKSAKKRVDPLRRQTGLAREAVIERMIDSFRTRHGLTRGKVTDEEMARAEELVRTKFGTEEWTARVP
- a CDS encoding FkbM family methyltransferase, translated to MRKIFVDCGANLGIVLKRFMHELPDHDFYAFEPNATLLPSITANVEQAQHAGLVEVSPSAVWTEDGTIDLFLGHHESSTVMSGKRVPPVYDQQIDYSSPVAVPAVDFSAWLRRTATPEDHVVVKMDIEGAEYPVLRKLLADETIGLVSVLYVEWHHDRFPAMSQAEHDEVATTVSARVDVRHWD
- a CDS encoding NAD-dependent epimerase/dehydratase family protein, with the translated sequence MKIVITGGAGFIGGNLARALTELPQVTQLRVVDNLSTGDKANLVGLDVDFFEGDVQNAALLDQAFRGADAVVHLAALPSVPRSLRDPLASHHANATGTLQVLEAARRAGGPHVIAGSSSSVYGANPQLPKHENLVSAPMSPYAVTKLTTEAYLGAYHHSFDLPVLPFRFFNVYGPGQRADHAYAAVIPKWISATLAGKPVTIHGDGTQTRDFTYVSTVCNVLTDALFRRVVSPSPVNLAYGTRTSLLALVQEIETATGLRVQREHVPGRVGDVPHSQADGTRLRALFPTVAPVALQEGVPAAVDWFRQRLTTSRL
- a CDS encoding histidine phosphatase family protein: MNTQHIYLIKHGETEENLQGIHQGRAVGGRLSERGRADMRLVGACLTTAGVAMDQMLVSPMSRCRESAELLTATLAPAHVRVDERLAAKDSGHLGGRPRELAAAEAARHGVPIHRLRTPGGESSEDVQARYVDLWAEVCSGGRRTTVLVGHGGGIACLLLWLTGNGFDRYLQHVPGSAGLTWVEIGGPAPRVRLMNVSPADLPVLLNARTVR
- the metG gene encoding methionine--tRNA ligase, with translation MARHLVTSALPYINGIKHLGNMVGSMLPADVYSRYLRQRGHDVLYICATDEHGTPAELAAKEAGLSVAEFCAQAHDAQKAVYDGFELAFDYFGRSSSQQNVEITQHFARKLNENGFIEERAIRQVYSPVDGRFLPDRYVEGTCPHCGYDKARGDQCENCTRVLDPTDLIDPRSAISGSTDLEVRETKHLFLLQSKLQHDVEEWIATVSAEWPHLSTSIARKWLTEGLNDRAITRDLDWGVPVPADTWPELAAEGKVFYVWFDAPIEYIGATKEWANAVGDGESRDWKSWWYEADDTVRYTQFMAKDNVPFHTVMFPATELGVREPWKKVDVVKGFNWLTFYGGKFSTSQKRGVFTDAALEILPGDYWRYFLIANAPESDDSSFTWEHFTATVNKDLADTLGNFVNRVLSFSRKRFGDEVPAGHAVGEAEAKLGEEIARLLGEYEEQMEALQFRKAAAALRALWSAGNSYLEEKAPWLEIKTDADGAALTLRTAMNLIHLYAVVSEPFIPATAAAMRGAFALENDTATWVTADQAKSLDTVPAGTAFTVPPVLFAKITEEDLESYRERFGGAPEA
- a CDS encoding nucleotide sugar dehydrogenase: MLRNHEPHRLRVVVVGQGYVGLPLAVRAAEVGHHVVGLDVDAGRIKRLMLGESYVEDISDRRLAPLLAAGVYTPTVDPADCAGFDVAVVTVPTPLRDGAPDLSHVEDAARTLGLHLTRGATVVLESTTYPGTTEEVFRPLLERGSGLAAGRDFRLGYSPERIDPGNPSWRLENTPKVVSGITPSSLKSVRDFYASLVDTVVPVASCKVAELTKLLENTFRHVNIALANELAIFAHDLGIDVWAAIDAASTKPFGFMRFTPGPGVGGHCLPVDPSYLSWRVERTLGQNFRFVELANDVNNHMPDYVVRRLVAGLNERGKPLKGSRILLLGVAYKANTGDARETPAARIAELLTGMGAEVQAADPHVLDDAHPRAAGLEGLQRVEVTPGLLATADAVVLLADHDAFDYPLISAHSPYILDCRRRLSGAHVDSL